A stretch of the Aegilops tauschii subsp. strangulata cultivar AL8/78 chromosome 4, Aet v6.0, whole genome shotgun sequence genome encodes the following:
- the LOC109755240 gene encoding uncharacterized protein has translation MATKSQKKKKLSAPNPSIDAKKPKPPKPVEERETAVAAAKKPKPKEQKEGKEVSAKKTKKQKESNEIDEIFEATKSDKKRKLQEEEEEEEGSKKPKKGKAEGSSKKKSKKETRGNGWEPGQDDEVEEKRPRRRTNDGLTIYSADELGFGKADAGGTALCPFDCDCCF, from the coding sequence ATGGCCACCAAGtcccaaaagaagaagaagcTCTCCGCCCCCAACCCCTCTATCGACGCCAAGAAGCCCAAACCTCCGAAACCCGTCGAGGAGCGAGAGACGGCGGTGGCGGCAGCCAAGAAGCCGAAGCCGAAGGAGCAGAAGGAGGGCAAGGAGGTCTCTGCCAAGAAGACGAAGAAGCAGAAGGAGAGCAACGAGATTGACGAGATCTTCGAGGCCACCAAGTCCGACAAGAAGCGCAAgctgcaggaggaggaggaggaggaggaggggtccAAGAAGCCCAAGAAGGGCAAGGCCGAGGGGTCTagcaagaagaagagcaagaaggaGACCAGAGGTAATGGCTGGGAGCCTGGCCAAGATGATGAGGTTGAGGAGAAGCGGCCGCGGCGGCGCACCAATGACGGGCTCACCATCTACTCCGCCGACGAGCTCGGGTTTGGCAAGGCTGACGCCGGCGGCACCGCCCTCTGCCCCTTCGACTGCGACTGCTGCTTCTGA
- the LOC109755239 gene encoding fatty acid elongase 3-like produces the protein MAAALLRHVRWLLVEHPAVASFHWRPGTTLAASPSFPAAVICAYLATVLLLHRRILPLPSLPPRALRAVSALHNCVLLALSAAMAAGCVLSAAATAPSPRWAFCFPPGGATEASGPVFFWAHVFYLSKMYELGDTLLILLARRPLTLLHVYHHALVIAMCYLWLATRQSLMPVALVTNAAVHVVMYAYYLCCTLGLRWPPRWKRAVTELQILQFLFSFAASVVMLWFHFAAGGCEGMAGWAFNAVFNASLLALFLDFHGAAYAAKAKANKTNINNGNGNGNGGKSE, from the coding sequence ATGGCGGCCGCGCTGCTGCGCCACGTCCGGTGGCTCCTGGTCGAGCACCCCGCCGTCGCCTCCTTCCACTGGCGCCCGGGCACCACGCTCGCGGCGTCGCCGTCCTTCCCCGCCGCCGTCATCTGCGCCTACCTCGCCACGGTGCTCCTCCTCCACCGCCGCATCCTGCCCCTGCCGTCCCTCCCGCCGCGCGCCCTCCGCGCCGTCTCCGCGCTGCACAACTGCGTCCTCCTCGCCCTCTCCGCCGCGATGGCCGCCGGCTGCGTGCTCTCCGCCGCGGCCACGGCGCCCTCGCCGCGCTGGGCCTTCTGCTTCCCCCCGGGCGGCGCCACGGAGGCGTCGGGCCCGGTCTTCTTCTGGGCGCACGTCTTCTACCTCTCCAAGATGTACGAGCTCGGCGACACGCTGCTCATCCTCCTCGCCCGCCGCCCGCTCACCCTGCTCCACGTCTACCACCACGCCCTCGTCATCGCCATGTGCTACCTCTGGCTCGCCACGCGCCAGTCGCTCATGCCCGTCGCGCTCGTCACCAACGCCGCCGTGCACGTCGTCATGTACGCCTACTACCTCTGCTGCACCCTGGGCCTCCGCTGGCCGCCGCGCTGGAAGCGCGCCGTCACCGAGCTGCAGATCCTGCAGTTCCTCTTCAGCTTCGCCGCCTCCGTCGTCATGCTCTGGTTCCACTTCGCCGCCGGCGGGTGCGAGGGGATGGCCGGGTGGGCGTTCAACGCCGTCTTCAACGCCTCCCTGCTCGCGCTCTTCCTCGACTTCCACGGCGCCGCCTACGCCGCCAAGGCCAAGGCCAACAAGACCAACATCAACAATGGCAATGGCAATGGCAATGGGGGGAAATCAGAGTGA
- the LOC109755237 gene encoding uncharacterized protein, with amino-acid sequence MAHQIPKVAHTLVEIAEVARYAYEHRSGHAPDHDGATALAADGEEAARLRAENAVLRARLADDLALLRELQGAPFVSQECPPDLHNRLVASVNNAGFLAHLEKVRDEPLHQHTKLSIGGVTEVDIGDIPYTKDEGKTGSWLLVSCDTAGGNLEEISGIDDENYVMVNEDDIVDAIATFVARCILEDPKSKSLSSKELQKAVASALSSMTDRKKWISFWEAGKVIYILATWGITIAGLYRSRAVLKMAAKGAVVSTKFIMKAL; translated from the exons ATGGCGCACCAGATCCCCAAGGTCGCGCACACCCTCGTCGAGATCGCCGAGGTCGCGCGCTACGCCTACGAGCACCGCTCCGGCCACGCTCCGGACCACGACGGCGCCACGGCGCTGGCCGCCGACGGGGAGGAGGCCGCGCGGCTGCGGGCGGAGAACGCCGTCCTCCGCGCCCGCCTCGCGGACGACCTCGCCCTCCTTCGCGAGCTTCAGGGCGCGCCCTTTGTTTCCCAGGAGTGCCCTCCCGAC TTGCATAATCGTCTTGTAGCATCAGTCAACAATGCTGGCTTCCTTGCTCATCTTGAGAAAGTACGAGACGAGCCGCTGCATCAACATACCAAACTATCTATTGGCGGTGTGACAG AGGTGGATATTGGAGATATTCCTTACACTAAAGATGAGGGGAAGACTGGGTCATGGCTCTTGGTTTCCTGTGACACTGCTGGGGGCAATTTGGAGGAAATTAGTGGAATTGATGACGAAAATTATGTGATGGTTAATGAAGATGACATCGTCGATGCTATTGCTACCTTTGTTGCTAGGTGCATTCTTGAAGATCCAAAGTCCAAG TCATTATCATCGAAAGAGCTGCAAAAAG CTGTTGCATCGGCATTGAGCAGCATGACAGACCGGAAGAAATGGATAAGTTTCTGGGAGGCTGGAAAGGTGATTTACATACTGGCAACTTGGGGGATCACAATAGCAGG GCTGTACAGGAGTCGTGCTGTCCTGAAGATGGCAGCCAAAGGAGCTGTCGTCTCCACCAAATTTATCATGAAGGCATTGTGA